One genomic window of Medicago truncatula cultivar Jemalong A17 chromosome 1, MtrunA17r5.0-ANR, whole genome shotgun sequence includes the following:
- the LOC25482552 gene encoding putative UDP-glucose glucosyltransferase, whose protein sequence is MESEAPIHIHILLISFPGQGHINPLLRLAKCLAAKGASVIFITTKKAGKDIQTVNNIVEKSVTSIGNGSLTFEFFDDGLQDDDPIRANLCGYIEQLKLFGKPFLSQMIKNHVESNKPISCIINNPFVPWVCDVAHEHGIPSVLLWVQSTAVFAAYYNYFNKLVHFPLEKEPYIDVQLPFQVLKYNEIPDFLHPFSPYPFLGTLILEQFKNLSKVFCVLVETYEELEHDFIDYITKKSIHIRPIGPLFKNPNIKGASNIRGDFVKSDDCNIIEWLNTKPKDSVVYISFGTIVYLPQEQVNEIAYGLLDSQVSFLWVLKPPPKEVGLKEHVLPNGFLEETNERGKVVKWSPQEEVLAHPSLVCFITHCGWNSSIEALSLGVPMLTFPAWGDQVTNAKFLVDVFGVGIRLGYGMIENKFVTRDEVKKCLLEATIGEKAEDLKKNAIKWKKKAEEAVAIGGSSDRNLDEFLEDIKKIKMIAQ, encoded by the coding sequence atggaatCAGAAGCTCCCATTCATATACATATACTTCTTATCTCTTTTCCAGGACAAGGACACATAAACCCTCTTCTTAGATTAGCAAAGTGTCTTGCTGCAAAGGGTGCTTCTGTCATCTTCATCACAACAAAGAAAGCTGGCAAAGACATACAAACGGTTAACAACATCGTTGAAAAATCAGTCACATCAATAGGTAATGGTTCTCTCACTTTTGAGTTCTTTGATGATGGTTTACAAGATGATGATCCTATTAGGGCAAATCTTTGTGGCTACATAGAACAACTAAAACTTTTTGGGAAACCTTTTTTGTCTCAAATGATCAAGAATCATGTTGAGTCAAACAAACCAATTTCTTGTATCATAAACAATCCTTTTGTTCCTTGGGTTTGTGATGTAGCTCATGAACATGGTATTCCTTCTGTTTTATTATGGGTTCAATCCACTGCAGTTTTTGCTGCTTACTATAACTATTTCAACAAACTGGTACATTTTCCTTTGGAAAAAGAACCTTATATTGATGTTCAATTACCTTTTCAAGTCCTTAAATACAATGAAATCCCAGATTTTCTTCATCCTTTTAGTCCATATCCATTTCTAGGGACACTCATCTTAGAACAGTTTAAGAATTTATCTAAAGTGTTTTGTGTTTTAGTAGAAACCTATGAAGAACTAGAACATGATTTCATTGACTATATTACAAAAAAATCCATCCACATAAGACCTATTGGTCCATTGTttaaaaatccaaatattaaaggTGCAAGTAATATTCGTGGAGATTttgttaagagtgatgattgtaaTATTATAGAGTGGCTAAACACAAAGCCAAAAGATTCTGTGGTTTATATTTCTTTTGGGACTATTGTGTACCTTCCACAAGAACAAGTGAATGAAATAGCATATGGGTTATTAGATTCTCAAGTATCATTTTTGTGGGTACTAAAACCACCTCCTAAGGAAGTAGGGCTAAAAGAACATGTTTTGCCAAATGGGTTCTTAGAGGAAACAAATGAGAGAGGAAAAGTTGTGAAATGGAGTCCACAAGAAGAAGTATTGGCTCATCCTTCATTGGTATGTTTCATAACACATTGTGGTTGGAATTCTTCAATAGAGGCACTTAGTTTAGGTGTTCCAATGTTGACATTTCCAGCATGGGGTGATCAAGTCACAAATGCAAAGTTTTTGGTAGATGTTTTTGGTGTAGGGATTAGATTGGGTTATGGTatgattgaaaataaatttgtaacaaGAGATGAGGTGAAAAAGTGCTTATTAGAAGCAACAATAGGGGAAAAAGCTGaggatttgaagaaaaatgcaaTAAAGTGGAAGAAAAAGGCTGAGGAAGCAGTGGCCATTGGTGGATCCTCTGATCGGAATCTTGATGAATTTTTGGAAGAcattaagaaaatcaaaatgattgcacaataa
- the LOC25482547 gene encoding E3 ubiquitin protein ligase RIE1 yields MSARQIIEVPQTPLLRSHHEGNGGGRRTSLAQLLGRATGRRGPSVLVRETAARELEERRADWGYSKPVVALDMSWNMAFVVVSAVMLAFTVDERPNMPIRVWIVGYALQCFVHVVLVWIEYHRRNRRDSRQRQRESDAEFSSDGNDSDDSDGDVNSTQSRFTKRCESINTGVSFLWWMVGFYWVVSGDDILLQDAPRLYWLAVVFLAFDVFFAIFCVVLACLIGIALCCCLPCIIAILYAVAGQEGASEADLSILPKYRFRLSNNEEKDSGGAGSMVPIETTSAYLATERILLPEDAECCICLCPYEDGVELHTLPCNHHFHSSCIVKWLKMNATCPLCKYNILKGNEQV; encoded by the exons ATGTCAGCACGACAAATCATCGAAGTACCACAAACACCGCTTCTCCGCTCACACCATGAAGGCAACGGCGGCGGTCGCCGTACTTCCCTCGCTCAGCTACTCGGACGCGCCACCGGACGGAGAGGACCATCTGTCCTGGTACGCGAAACGGCGGCGCGTGAACTCGAAGAGCGTCGTGCCGATTGGGGATACTCGAAGCCAGTGGTAGCGCTTGACATGTCGTGGAACATGGCGTTCGTTGTTGTATCGGCAGTGATGCTTGCGTTCACCGTTGACGAGCGTCCGAACATGCCGATCCGCGTTTGGATCGTAGGTTACGCGTTGCAGTGTTTTGTTCATGTTGTATTGGTGTGGATTGAGTATCACCGCCGTAATAGGAGGGATTCGCGGCAGAGGCAGAGGGAGAGTGATGCTGAATTCAGTTCCGACGGTAACGATAGTGATGACAGCGATGGCGACGTGAACTCGACTCAGTCCAG ATTCACCAAGCGATGTGAATCAATAAATACCGGGGTTTCGTTCCTTTGGTGGATGGTGGGCTTTTACTGGGTTGTCTCTGGTGACGATATCCTTCTGCAAGATGCTCCCCGCTTGTACTG GTTGGCTGTTGTCTTTTTGGCATTCGATGTCTTCTTTGCCATCTTCTGTGTTGTTTTGGCATGCTTGATTGGCATTGCTCTCTGTTGTTGTTTGCCCTGCATCATTGCTATTCTCTATGCTGTTGCGGGACAg GAAGGTGCGTCAGAAGCAGATCTTAGTATACTTCCAAAATACAGATTTCGATTATCAAACAATGAGGAGAAGGATAGTGGTGGAGCTGGATCAATGGTTCCCATAGAAACCACCAGTGCATACTTGGCAACTGAACGAATACTTTTACCTGAGGATGCG GAATGCTGTATATGCCTCTGCCCATATGAGGATGGAGTAGAGCTCCACACTCTTCCCTGCAACCATCATTTCCATTCTTCATGCATAGTAAAATGGCTGAAGATGAATGCAACTTGTCCTCTTTGTAAGTACAATATTCTCAAGGGAAACGAACAGGTATAA
- the LOC25482553 gene encoding cleavage and polyadenylation specificity factor subunit 3-II isoform X1: MTIEVLVLGAGQEVGKSCVIVKINGKRIMFDCGMHMRHTDHSRYPDFKKISDSGNFNDALDCIIITHFHLDHVGALAYFTEVCGYSGPVYMTYPTKALSPLMLEDYRKVMVDRRGEEEQFTSDHIAECMKKVIAVDLKQTVQVDEDLQIRAYYAGHVIGAAMFYVKVGDAEMVYTGDYNMTPDRHLGAAQIDRLRLDLLITESTYATTIRDSKYAREREFLKAVHKCVSGGGKVLIPTFALGRAQELRILLDDYWERMNLKVPIYFSSGLTIQANTYHKMLIGWTSQKIKDTYSTHNAFDFKNVHKFERSMLDAPGPCVLFATPGMLIGGFSLEVFKHWAPSEKNLVALPGYCMAGTVGHRLTSGKPTKVDTDPDTQIDVRCQIHQLAFSAHTDSKGIMDLVKFLSPKHVMLVHGDKPKMVSLKERIDSELGIPCSHPANNEIVTISSTQYVNAEASDTFTKNCLNPNFKFQKCSSMDTCNSTLIDRNLTPELQVEDERVADGVLVMENNNNKKAKIVHEDEILLMLDEKKHEV, encoded by the exons ATGACAATCGAAGTTCTAGTTTTAG GTGCTGGTCAAGAAGTTGGAAAAAGCTGTGTAATAGTTAAAATCAATGGAAAGAGAATCATGTTCGATTGTGGCATGCATATGCGTCACACTGATCACAGTCGTTATCCGGATTTCAAAAAGATTTCAGATTCTGGAAATTTCAATGATGCTCTTGACTGCATTATCATCACTCATTT TCACTTGGATCATGTTGGAGCATTGGCTTACTTCACTGAAGTTTGTGGGTATAGTGGACCGGTTTATATGACG TACCCAACAAAAGCTTTGTCTCCTCTGATGTTGGAAGATTATCGAAAAGTGATGGTTGATCGTCGGGGTGAGGAAGAACAATTCACTTCTGATCATATTGCTGAGTGCATGAAGAAAG TTATTGCCGTAGATTTGAAGCAGACTGTGCAAGTAGATGAAGACCTGCAGATACGTGCATATTATGCAGGACAT GTTATTGGAGCTGCAATGTTCTATGTTAAAGTGGGAGACGCAGAAATGGTTTATACAGGAGACTACAATATGACACCAGATAGACACCTAGGAGCGGCTCAAATTGATCGACTACGACTTGACCTTCTTATAACTGA ATCCACTTATGCAACTACGATACGTGATTCAAAATACGCTCGAGAGAGGGAATTCCTCAAAGCC GTTCATAAATGTGTTTCTGGCGGAGGAAAGGTGCTTATTCCAACATTTGCTCTTGGAAGAGCTCAG GAACTACGTATTTTGTTGGATGACTACTGGGAGCGCATGAATTTGAAGGTTCCTATCTACTTCTCATCAG gaTTAACTATTCAAGCTAATACGTATCACAAGATGCTTATAGGTTGGACAAGCCAGAAGATTAAAGACACATACTCCACAcataatgcatttgattttaaGAATG TTCACAAATTTGAGAGGTCTATGTTAGATGCTCCTGGTCCTTGTGTTCTCTTTGCCACTCCTGGGATGCTAATTGGTGGATTTTCACTTGAAGTTTTCAAGCACTGGGCACCTTCAGAAAAAAATCTTGTCGCTTTGCCTGG GTATTGTATGGCTGGAACTGTAGGGCATAGATTAACGTCAGGTAAGCCCACCAAAGTTGATACAGATCCCGATACCCAGATAGATGTGCGTTGCCAG ATTCATCAGTTGGCTTTTAGTGCTCACACTGACTCTAAAGGGATAATGGATCTTGTAAAATTTCTCTCCCCAAAGCATGTTATGCTAGTGCATGGTGATAAGCCTAAGATGGTTTCTCTAAAAGAAAGAATTGATTCTGAATTGGGGATTCCGTGTTCCCATCCTGCAAACAACGAAATCGTAACCATTTCTTCAACTCAGTACGTAAATGCAGAAGCCTCCGACACTTTCACAAAAAACTGCTTGAATCCAAATTTCAAGTTTCAGAAATGCAGTTCAATGGACACATGTAACTCTACTCTTATAGACAGAAACTTAACACCTGAACTTCAAGTTGAAGATGAAAGAGTAGCAGATGGAGTTTTGGTCAtggagaataataataataaaaaggcaAAGATTGTACACGAAGATGAAATTTTGCTCATGTTGGACGAAAAGAAGCACGAGGTTTAG
- the LOC25482551 gene encoding receptor-like protein EIX1, with the protein MRRFIPSQLGNLSQLRHLDLSYNELIGEIPFQLGNLSLLQSLSLYGNLLRGTIPDDFGNVMQSLVHLYLSENSLEGKIPKSIGNICTLQSFEARDNRLSGGISDFIIHNNYSRCIGNASSLQDLYLSNNQFSGTIPDLSILSSLTWLILDDNNLIGEIPTSIGSLTELEILNLGGNSFEGIVSESHFTNLSKLEELDLSQNLPTVKVSANWVPPFQLQYLFLASCNLNSTFPNWILTQKLLLVLDISKNNITGKVSDLKLEYTYYPNIDLSSNQLEGSIPSLLLQAVALHLSNNKFSDLVSFLCSNIKPNSLGLLDISNNQLKGELPDCWNNLTSLYYVDLSNNKLSGKIPLSMGALVNMQDLVLRNNSLSGQLPSSLKNCSDKLAILDLGENTFHGPLPSWIGGSLQQLVILSL; encoded by the coding sequence ATGCGAAGATTCATTCCTTCTCAACTTGGCAATCTCTCACAGTTGAGACACCTTGATCTTAGCTACAATGAACTCATTGGAGAAATTCCTTTCCAACTCGGAAATCTTTCATTGTTGCAGTCTCTTTCACTTTATGGTAACTTGTTAAGAGGTACCATTCCTGATGATTTTGGCAACGTAATGCAATCACTTGTGCATCTCTATCTCTCAGAGAACAGTCTAGAAGGCAAGATCCCAAAATCCATTGGAAACATATGCACCTTGCAGTCATTTGAAGCTCGTGATAACCGCTTGAGTGGAGGGATTTCAGATTTTATCATCCATAATAACTATTCACGATGCATTGGAAATGCTTCCTCGTTACAAGACCTATACTTATCGAATAATCAGTTTTCTGGCACGATACCTGACTTGTCAATCCTCTCATCTTTGACATGGTTGATTCTAGATGACAATAATTTAATTGGAGAAATACCCACGAGCATTGGATCACTTACCGAGTTAGAAATTTTGAATCTGGGCGGAAACTCTTTTGAAGGCATTGTCTCTGAATCCCATTTCACTAACCTCTCCAAATTGGAAGAACTAGATTTGTCTCAGAACTTACCAACTGTGAAAGTTAGTGCAAATTGGGTTCCTCCTTTTCAATTACAATATTTGTTTCTAGCATCTTGCAATCTCAATTCAACATTTCCTAATTGGATCCTCACCCAAAAACTCTTATTGGTGCTCGAcatttcaaaaaacaatatcACTGGAAAGGTCTCCGATTTGAAACTCGAGTATACCTACTATCCTAATATTGACTTAAGTTCAAATCAACTTGAAGGTTCCATTCCTTCTCTTTTATTGCAAGCAGTAGCATTGCATCTCTCCAATAATAAATTTTCAGATTTAGTGTCCTTTCTATGCAGCAATATTAAACCTAACTCTCTAGGCCTTTTGGATATATCAAACAATCAATTAAAGGGTGAGCTGCCTGATTGTTGGAATAATTTAACCTCGCTATACTATGTTGACCTCAGTAATAACAAGTTGTCGGGAAAGATCCCATTGTCGATGGGTGCCCTTGTTAACATGCAAGATTTGGTTCTAAGAAATAATAGTTTGAGTGGACAACTTCCTTCTTCATTGAAGAATTGCTCAGACAAGTTGGCTATCTTGGACCTTGGAGAAAATACGTTTCATGGTCCGTTACCTTCATGGATTGGAGGCAGTTTACAACAACTAGTAATCTTAAGCCTTTGA
- the LOC25482550 gene encoding receptor-like protein EIX2, producing MAVDTMNSTSLADDSYSPKNSTFFVPYVVNIFLIWKGVDQPYRNADRLLKSIDMSSNHLTGEIPMEIEYLIGLISLNLSRNNLSGKIIANIGNFKSLEFLDLSRNRLSGRIPSSLAHIDRLTWLDLSNNQLYGKVPIGRQLQTFSASSFEGNYNLCGEPLDIKCPGEDSPKHQVPTTDAEDDNSIFLEAL from the coding sequence ATGGCTGTAGACACCATGAACTCAACTTCATTAGCGGATGATTCGTATTCACCCAAGAATTCGACTTTTTTTGTACCATATGTTGTCAACATATTCTTGATATGGAAAGGTGTAGATCAACCCTACAGAAATGCAGATAGGCTTTTAAAAAGCATTGATATGTCAAGCAACCATCTTACAGGGGAAATACCAATGGAAATTGAGTATTTAATTGGATTGATTTCATTAAATTTGTCAAGAAACAATCTCAGTGGGAAAATAATTGCAAACATAGGAAACTTCAAGTCACTTGAATTTCTTGATCTGTCAAGAAACCGTCTTTCAGGCAGAATTCCTTCCAGTCTAGCTCATATTGATCGTCTCACTTGGTTGGACTTGTCAAACAATCAACTATATGGAAAAGTTCCAATTGGAAGGCAGCTTCAGACATTTAGCGCTTCAAGTTTTGAAGGAAATTATAATCTTTGTGGAGAACCACTTGATATAAAATGTCCTGGAGAAGATTCACCAAAACATCAAGTGCCGACAACTGATGCAGAAGATGACAATTCAATATTTTTGGAAGCATTATAG
- the LOC25482548 gene encoding 40S ribosomal protein S2-4 — MADRGATGDRAGFGRGFGDRGRGGRGGDRGRGGRRRGAGRREEEEKWVPVTKLGRLVKEGKIRSLEQIYLHSLPIKEHQIIDTLVGPTLKDEVMKIMPVQKQTRAGQRTRFKAFVVVGDNNGHVGLGVKCSKEVATAIRGAIILAKLSVIPVRRGYWGNKIGKPHTVPCKVTGKCGSVTVRMVPAPRGSGIVAARVPKKVLQFAGIDDVFTSSRGSTKTLGNFVKATFDCLMKTYGFLTPEFWKETRFSKSPFQEYTDMLAKPTTKALILEEERVEA, encoded by the exons ATGGCAGACCGAGGAGCTACCGGAGACAGAGCCGGATTCGGAAGAGGTTTCGGAGATCGTGGTAGAGGTGGCAGAGGCGGAGATCGTGGCCGTGGAGGTCGCCGCAGAGGCGCCGGCCGTCgtgaagaggaagaaaaatgggTTCCAGTGACAAAACTCGGCCGTCTCGTGAAAGAAGGCAAAATCCGCAGCTTAGAACAAATCTACCTCCACTCTCTCCCCATCAAAGAACACCAAATCATCGACACCTTAGTCGGTCCCACTCTGAAAGACGAGGTGATGAAAATAATGCCGGTTCAGAAACAAACCCGAGCCGGTCAACGAACCCGGTTCAAAGCTTTTGTAGTTGTGGGTGACAACAATGGTCATGTTGGGTTAGGTGTGAAGTGCAGTAAGGAAGTTGCTACTGCGATTCGCGGTGCCATTATTCTTGCGAAATTGAGTGTGATTCCTGTGAGGAGAGGTTACTGGGGGAATAAGATTGGGAAGCCACATACTGTGCCGTGTAAGGTTACTGGAAAGTGTGGTTCTGTTACTGTGAGGATGGTTCCTGCTCCTCGTGGTTCTGGTATTGTTGCTGCTAGGGTTCCTAAGAAGGTTTTGCAGTTTGCTGGGATTGATGATGTTTTTACTTCTTCAAGGGGATCCACCAAAACCCTTGGCAATTTCGTTaag GCTACATTTGACTGTCTGATGAAGACCTATGGTTTCTTGACACCTGAATTCTGGAAGGAGACTCGCTTCAGCAAATCTCCATTCCAAGAGTACACCGATATGTTGGCAAAGCCCACAACAAAGGCCTTGATCTTGGAGGAGGAAAGGGTGGAAGCTTAA
- the LOC25482553 gene encoding cleavage and polyadenylation specificity factor subunit 3-II isoform X2, producing MFDCGMHMRHTDHSRYPDFKKISDSGNFNDALDCIIITHFHLDHVGALAYFTEVCGYSGPVYMTYPTKALSPLMLEDYRKVMVDRRGEEEQFTSDHIAECMKKVIAVDLKQTVQVDEDLQIRAYYAGHVIGAAMFYVKVGDAEMVYTGDYNMTPDRHLGAAQIDRLRLDLLITESTYATTIRDSKYAREREFLKAVHKCVSGGGKVLIPTFALGRAQELRILLDDYWERMNLKVPIYFSSGLTIQANTYHKMLIGWTSQKIKDTYSTHNAFDFKNVHKFERSMLDAPGPCVLFATPGMLIGGFSLEVFKHWAPSEKNLVALPGYCMAGTVGHRLTSGKPTKVDTDPDTQIDVRCQIHQLAFSAHTDSKGIMDLVKFLSPKHVMLVHGDKPKMVSLKERIDSELGIPCSHPANNEIVTISSTQYVNAEASDTFTKNCLNPNFKFQKCSSMDTCNSTLIDRNLTPELQVEDERVADGVLVMENNNNKKAKIVHEDEILLMLDEKKHEV from the exons ATGTTCGATTGTGGCATGCATATGCGTCACACTGATCACAGTCGTTATCCGGATTTCAAAAAGATTTCAGATTCTGGAAATTTCAATGATGCTCTTGACTGCATTATCATCACTCATTT TCACTTGGATCATGTTGGAGCATTGGCTTACTTCACTGAAGTTTGTGGGTATAGTGGACCGGTTTATATGACG TACCCAACAAAAGCTTTGTCTCCTCTGATGTTGGAAGATTATCGAAAAGTGATGGTTGATCGTCGGGGTGAGGAAGAACAATTCACTTCTGATCATATTGCTGAGTGCATGAAGAAAG TTATTGCCGTAGATTTGAAGCAGACTGTGCAAGTAGATGAAGACCTGCAGATACGTGCATATTATGCAGGACAT GTTATTGGAGCTGCAATGTTCTATGTTAAAGTGGGAGACGCAGAAATGGTTTATACAGGAGACTACAATATGACACCAGATAGACACCTAGGAGCGGCTCAAATTGATCGACTACGACTTGACCTTCTTATAACTGA ATCCACTTATGCAACTACGATACGTGATTCAAAATACGCTCGAGAGAGGGAATTCCTCAAAGCC GTTCATAAATGTGTTTCTGGCGGAGGAAAGGTGCTTATTCCAACATTTGCTCTTGGAAGAGCTCAG GAACTACGTATTTTGTTGGATGACTACTGGGAGCGCATGAATTTGAAGGTTCCTATCTACTTCTCATCAG gaTTAACTATTCAAGCTAATACGTATCACAAGATGCTTATAGGTTGGACAAGCCAGAAGATTAAAGACACATACTCCACAcataatgcatttgattttaaGAATG TTCACAAATTTGAGAGGTCTATGTTAGATGCTCCTGGTCCTTGTGTTCTCTTTGCCACTCCTGGGATGCTAATTGGTGGATTTTCACTTGAAGTTTTCAAGCACTGGGCACCTTCAGAAAAAAATCTTGTCGCTTTGCCTGG GTATTGTATGGCTGGAACTGTAGGGCATAGATTAACGTCAGGTAAGCCCACCAAAGTTGATACAGATCCCGATACCCAGATAGATGTGCGTTGCCAG ATTCATCAGTTGGCTTTTAGTGCTCACACTGACTCTAAAGGGATAATGGATCTTGTAAAATTTCTCTCCCCAAAGCATGTTATGCTAGTGCATGGTGATAAGCCTAAGATGGTTTCTCTAAAAGAAAGAATTGATTCTGAATTGGGGATTCCGTGTTCCCATCCTGCAAACAACGAAATCGTAACCATTTCTTCAACTCAGTACGTAAATGCAGAAGCCTCCGACACTTTCACAAAAAACTGCTTGAATCCAAATTTCAAGTTTCAGAAATGCAGTTCAATGGACACATGTAACTCTACTCTTATAGACAGAAACTTAACACCTGAACTTCAAGTTGAAGATGAAAGAGTAGCAGATGGAGTTTTGGTCAtggagaataataataataaaaaggcaAAGATTGTACACGAAGATGAAATTTTGCTCATGTTGGACGAAAAGAAGCACGAGGTTTAG